The Chloroflexota bacterium DNA window ATGGACGTACGGGTTAAGGAACAGGTAGATAACATGGTACAAAAGGTAATCGATGAATTTGGACGGATTGACATCCTGGTGAATAACGCCGGAATTAACCGCCCCACGCCAGTACTTGATTTGACCGAAGATACCTGGAACCTTATATTTAATACCAACCTCAAAGGCCTCTTCTTTTGCACCCAGGCAGTAGCCCGACATATGGTCAAACAGAAGTCAGGAAAGATTATAAATATATCCTCGACGGCCTCATTTGGTGCCAATGAACCGGGGCAAGCGGCTTATGCGGCTTCAAAAATTGGCGTGAACGCGTTTACGAAAGCATGCGCTCGCGAGTTCGGCCCCTACGGAATAAACGTCAATGCTATCGCTCCAGGGAGGATTTTAACACCACTGATTTACGCCAGTCGGACACCGGAGCAGGTGGAAAAATTCATTGAAGTGGGTAAGAGCACATCCGTACTGGGAAGGCTGGGTACTGTCGAAGAGATCGCCCATTTAGCGCTGTTTCTGGCTTCGGACGATTCCGCTTTCATCACCGCCGAGATTATTGCCTGCAATGGCGGCAGAACCAATCTGATGGGCTGATTATCACACGACAGAAGTTAAATAAAACGCTATTGACTGACCTTGCGCGGTCGTCCCCGTTTCCGCCAGCCAATTGATTCCAGTAGAAAACCGGCGGCCGTATCTTCCCAGCCAGCAAAGCTTATAGGGCAGTCCGGATTAAACATGTAGCGGTTTCCTCTTCCCTCACGTTTTTTGGTTATATATTCTTCCTCGAGGAGGTCATTTATGATATTATGAGTGGCTCTTTCCGAGATTCCGATAATGTCAGAGAGTTCTCTTGCCGTGATGCGAGGCTGGCGCGCGATATGGCTCAGCACTAAAGCGTGGTTGGTTAAAAATCTGAACTTTTGCATTTCTTATCTAACTAACGACAAATTCGACACAAATATACCTTAATTGGAATAAAAAGTCAATACTATCAATTCATGCAAATTAATTCAATTGTATTTTATAGCATATAACTATTTACTCTGCAAGTATCAAATATTAATAATTTTACCTCCCCATATATTTACAGATAATTGCCAAATAATTGTAGTCTTATAAATGCGCGTATTTTTTAACTATTACTAAAGCACTAGTCAAAGGTATTGACAAATATTTATCTATGAATTATTATTCCTGTAGTGGTTTT harbors:
- a CDS encoding 3-oxoacyl-ACP reductase FabG; translated protein: MKLEGKKAIVTGGGTGIGKAIALEFASAGADIVVCSRNIQNIEKVRDEITALERRSLAISMDVRVKEQVDNMVQKVIDEFGRIDILVNNAGINRPTPVLDLTEDTWNLIFNTNLKGLFFCTQAVARHMVKQKSGKIINISSTASFGANEPGQAAYAASKIGVNAFTKACAREFGPYGINVNAIAPGRILTPLIYASRTPEQVEKFIEVGKSTSVLGRLGTVEEIAHLALFLASDDSAFITAEIIACNGGRTNLMG
- a CDS encoding winged helix-turn-helix domain-containing protein: MQKFRFLTNHALVLSHIARQPRITARELSDIIGISERATHNIINDLLEEEYITKKREGRGNRYMFNPDCPISFAGWEDTAAGFLLESIGWRKRGRPRKVSQ